The following coding sequences are from one Mastomys coucha isolate ucsf_1 unplaced genomic scaffold, UCSF_Mcou_1 pScaffold9, whole genome shotgun sequence window:
- the Znf219 gene encoding zinc finger protein 219 isoform X2, with protein MGAVGWSETRAGERRFPCPVCGKRFRFNSILALHLRAHPGAQAFQCPHCGHRAAQRALMRSHLRTHQPERPRSPAARLLLELEERALLREARLGRARSSGAMQSSPAAEGLARPQVPSSSAFRCPFCKGKFRTSAERERHLHILHRPWKCSLCSFGSSQEEELLHHSLTAHGASERPLAATSTPEPQPPPQQEPRSALEPEPEPEPRPEPEREANPAPTPAPPEEPPAPPEFRCQVCGQSFTQSWFLKGHMRKHKASFDHACPVCGRCFKEPWFLKNHMKVHTSKLGPLRAPGPGSAPARAPQPSDLSLLAYEPLGPALLLAPAPTPAERREPPSLLGYLSVRAGEVRPNGEGADPGGGRSYGGFRPLPSALPNRARRHRTEEPEEEEEVVEAEEESWARGRSLSSLTSLHPNPGEGSGQPAPAAGAQARSTATQEENGLLVGGTRSEAGRGATGKDCPFCGKSFRSAHHLKVHLRVHTGERPYKCPHCDYAGTQSGSLKYHLQRHHREQRSSAGPGPPPEPPPPSQRGSLQPQSGAKPTQASATWVEGTASTRPPSSSTGPGSRRKPASPGRTLRNGRGGEAEPLDLSLRAGPGGEAGAGGALHRCLFCPFATGAPELMALHLQVHHSRRARGRRQPRADTSPPYVRASSGETPPSPPLEEEGSPGLSRSGEAGLGGQER; from the exons ATGGGAGCAGTGGGCTGGTCTGAGACTCGTGCAGGAGAACGGCGCTTCCCCTGTCCTGTGTGCGGAAAGCGCTTCCGATTCAATTCCATCCTTGCTTTGCACCTGAGAGCCCACCCCGGCGCCCAAGCCTTCCAGTGCCCACACTGTGGCCACCGCGCAGCGCAGCGGGCTCTGATGCGTTCACACCTCCGAACGCACCAGCCGGAGCGTCCACGCAGCCCTGCTGCACGGCTGTTGCTGGAGTTGGAGGAACGCGCCCTGCTTCGTGAAGCCCGACTCGGGAGAGCCAGAAGCTCAGGGGCCATGCAGTCCAGCCCTGCTGCAGAGGGCCTGGCTCGCCCTCAGGTTCCTTCCTCATCTGCCTTCCGTTGCCCTTTCTGCAAAGGCAAGTTTCGCACCTCTGCGGAGCGGGAACGCCACCTGCATATCCTGCACAGGCCCTGGAAGTGCAGCTTGTGCAGTTTTGGCTCCAGCCAGGAGGAGGAGTTGCTGCACCACAGTCTGACGGCCCACGGGGCTTCCGAGCGCCCCCTGGCGGCTACATCTACGCCTGAACCCCAGCCTCCACCCCAGCAAGAACCCAGATCTGCCCTTGAGCCCGAGCCTGAGCCTGAACCTAGGCCAGAGCCTGAACGCGAGGCAAACCCTGCCCCAACTCCTGCACCTCCGGAGGAGCCCCCTGCACCACCTGAGTTCCGTTGCCAGGTGTGCGGCCAGAGCTTTACACAGTCCTGGTTTCTCAAGGGTCACATGCGCAAGCACAAGGCCTCCTTTGATCATGCGTGCCCCGTATGTGGTCGCTGCTTCAAGGAGCCCTGGTTCCTTAAGAACCACATGAAGGTGCACACCAGCAAGCTGGGTCCTTTGCGTGCTCCAGGCCCTGGCTCTGCACCTGCCAGGGCCCCTCAGCCTTCTGACCTGAGCCTACTGGCTTATGAGCCACTGGGCCCTGCGCTCCTCCTGGCCCCAGCACCGACTCCGGCTGAGCGCCGAGAGCCCCCAAGCCTCTTAGGCTACCTGAGTGTGCGAGCTGGGGAAGTACGACCCAATGGTGAGGGTGCTGACCCTGGAGGTGGCCGAAGCTATGGCGGATTCCGCCCACTGCCTTCAGCTCTTCCCAACCGGGCTCGGCGACACCGTACAGAGGaaccagaagaggaagaagaagtggTGGAGGCGGAAGAGGAGAGCTGGGCCCGAGGCAGGTCACTGAGCTCTCTGACTTCCCTGCACCCCAACCCAGGTGAGGGGTCAGGACAGCCCGCACCTGCCGCGGGGGCCCAGGCAAGGTCTACGGCCACTCAAG AAGAAAACGGGCTGCTGGTTGGAGGGACACGATCTGAAGCGGGCCGTGGGGCCACTGGCAAGGACTGCCCCTTCTGTGGAAAATCTTTTCGCTCGGCGCATCACCTAAAAGTGCATCTACGAGTGCACACAG GTGAGCGTCCCTACAAGTGTCCACACTGCGACTATGCAGGTACCCAGTCCGGCTCGCTCAAGTATCACCTTCAGCGTCACCACCGAGAGCAGAGGAGCAGTGCAGGTCCTGGGCCTCCCCCAGAACCCCCGCCACCTTCCCAGCGGGGCTCACTGCAGCCGCAGTCAGGAGCCAAGCCAACTCAGGCCTCTGCCACCTGGGTAGAGGGCACTGCAAGTACCCGACCCCCTTCGAGCAGCACCGGACCAGGGTCGCGTAGGAAGCCTGCCAGCCCTGGGAGGACCCTGCGCAACGGGCGAGGTGGTGAGGCCGAACCCCTGGACCTGTCGCTACGGGCAGGCCCGGGAGGTGAGGCCGGGGCAGGGGGTGCCCTTCACCGCTGCCTCTTCTGCCCCTTTGCCACTGGAGCTCCTGAGCTCATGGCCTTGCATCTGCAAGTACACCACAGCCGTCGTGCTCGGGGCCGCCGGCAGCCCCGAGCTGACACGTCTCCACCTTATGTCCGGGCATCATCAGGAGAGACCCCTCCCAGTCCTCCACTAGAAGAGGAGGGCAGCCCAGGGCTGTCTAGATCTGGTGAGGCAGGTCTTGGGGGGCAAGAACGGTAG
- the Tmem253 gene encoding transmembrane protein 253, giving the protein MDQNADQPRQERPSLRLEKLQHWARHRQSGFLLGLAVSQLWLAIAMVPFSISVSCLTSACHLATALPLWPGASGLLTGIITLELRRAPRIWKVRAMMISNTFNLILGFVAVVTEVMKTAMGTDSTDSSQMTGLLVLEVSAEAFTLGGVLLSTYALFLLSQRKPGYFNKSRLQYQELQEGLSEVEEVSGLENSPVVASTDNRTDE; this is encoded by the exons ATGGATCAAAATGCTGATCAGCCAAGGCAGGAGAGACCCAGCCTTCGCCTGGAAAAGCTACAGCACTGGGCAAGACACAGACAAAGTGGATTCCTACTGGGGCTGGCG GTGAGCCAGCTATGGCTGGCAATAGCTATGGTCCCCTTCAGTATCTCAGTTTCCTGCTTGACCTCTGCCTGTCACCTGGCCACAGCACTGCCACTTTGGCCTGGAGCCTCG GGTCTCCTGACTGGCATTATCACCCTTGAACTTCGAAGAGCACCTCGCATCTGGAAG GTGCGGGCCATGATGATATCCAACACCTTCAACCTGATCTTGGGCTTCGTGGCGGTGGTGACTGAGGTGATGAAGACAGCCATGGGAACAGACTCTACGGACTCCTCCCAG ATGACAGGGTTGCTGGTGCTAGAGGTCAGCGCTGAGGCCTTCACCCTAGGGGGAGTGCTGCTCTCCACATATGCCCTATTCTTGCTGAGCCAGAGGAAGCCTGGATACTTCAACAAGTCAAGGCTGCAGTACCAGGAGCTACAAGAG GGCCTCTCTGAGGTGGAGGAGGTTTCTGGTTTGGAGAACAGTCCCGTGGTGGCTAGCACAGATAATAGAACGGATGAGTGA
- the Znf219 gene encoding zinc finger protein 219 isoform X1: protein MEGSRPRILVGHLEPSPPAFDGELDLQRYSNGPGVSGTPGPGSPGMGAVGWSETRAGERRFPCPVCGKRFRFNSILALHLRAHPGAQAFQCPHCGHRAAQRALMRSHLRTHQPERPRSPAARLLLELEERALLREARLGRARSSGAMQSSPAAEGLARPQVPSSSAFRCPFCKGKFRTSAERERHLHILHRPWKCSLCSFGSSQEEELLHHSLTAHGASERPLAATSTPEPQPPPQQEPRSALEPEPEPEPRPEPEREANPAPTPAPPEEPPAPPEFRCQVCGQSFTQSWFLKGHMRKHKASFDHACPVCGRCFKEPWFLKNHMKVHTSKLGPLRAPGPGSAPARAPQPSDLSLLAYEPLGPALLLAPAPTPAERREPPSLLGYLSVRAGEVRPNGEGADPGGGRSYGGFRPLPSALPNRARRHRTEEPEEEEEVVEAEEESWARGRSLSSLTSLHPNPGEGSGQPAPAAGAQARSTATQEENGLLVGGTRSEAGRGATGKDCPFCGKSFRSAHHLKVHLRVHTGERPYKCPHCDYAGTQSGSLKYHLQRHHREQRSSAGPGPPPEPPPPSQRGSLQPQSGAKPTQASATWVEGTASTRPPSSSTGPGSRRKPASPGRTLRNGRGGEAEPLDLSLRAGPGGEAGAGGALHRCLFCPFATGAPELMALHLQVHHSRRARGRRQPRADTSPPYVRASSGETPPSPPLEEEGSPGLSRSGEAGLGGQER from the exons ATGGAG GGCTCACGTCCCCGCATCCTGGTCGGCCACCTAGAGCCTTCTCCACCAGCCTTCGACGGCGAGCTGGATCTACAGCGCTACTCCAACGGACCAGGTGTCAGCGGGACTCCAGGACCCGGGTCGCCTGGGATGGGAGCAGTGGGCTGGTCTGAGACTCGTGCAGGAGAACGGCGCTTCCCCTGTCCTGTGTGCGGAAAGCGCTTCCGATTCAATTCCATCCTTGCTTTGCACCTGAGAGCCCACCCCGGCGCCCAAGCCTTCCAGTGCCCACACTGTGGCCACCGCGCAGCGCAGCGGGCTCTGATGCGTTCACACCTCCGAACGCACCAGCCGGAGCGTCCACGCAGCCCTGCTGCACGGCTGTTGCTGGAGTTGGAGGAACGCGCCCTGCTTCGTGAAGCCCGACTCGGGAGAGCCAGAAGCTCAGGGGCCATGCAGTCCAGCCCTGCTGCAGAGGGCCTGGCTCGCCCTCAGGTTCCTTCCTCATCTGCCTTCCGTTGCCCTTTCTGCAAAGGCAAGTTTCGCACCTCTGCGGAGCGGGAACGCCACCTGCATATCCTGCACAGGCCCTGGAAGTGCAGCTTGTGCAGTTTTGGCTCCAGCCAGGAGGAGGAGTTGCTGCACCACAGTCTGACGGCCCACGGGGCTTCCGAGCGCCCCCTGGCGGCTACATCTACGCCTGAACCCCAGCCTCCACCCCAGCAAGAACCCAGATCTGCCCTTGAGCCCGAGCCTGAGCCTGAACCTAGGCCAGAGCCTGAACGCGAGGCAAACCCTGCCCCAACTCCTGCACCTCCGGAGGAGCCCCCTGCACCACCTGAGTTCCGTTGCCAGGTGTGCGGCCAGAGCTTTACACAGTCCTGGTTTCTCAAGGGTCACATGCGCAAGCACAAGGCCTCCTTTGATCATGCGTGCCCCGTATGTGGTCGCTGCTTCAAGGAGCCCTGGTTCCTTAAGAACCACATGAAGGTGCACACCAGCAAGCTGGGTCCTTTGCGTGCTCCAGGCCCTGGCTCTGCACCTGCCAGGGCCCCTCAGCCTTCTGACCTGAGCCTACTGGCTTATGAGCCACTGGGCCCTGCGCTCCTCCTGGCCCCAGCACCGACTCCGGCTGAGCGCCGAGAGCCCCCAAGCCTCTTAGGCTACCTGAGTGTGCGAGCTGGGGAAGTACGACCCAATGGTGAGGGTGCTGACCCTGGAGGTGGCCGAAGCTATGGCGGATTCCGCCCACTGCCTTCAGCTCTTCCCAACCGGGCTCGGCGACACCGTACAGAGGaaccagaagaggaagaagaagtggTGGAGGCGGAAGAGGAGAGCTGGGCCCGAGGCAGGTCACTGAGCTCTCTGACTTCCCTGCACCCCAACCCAGGTGAGGGGTCAGGACAGCCCGCACCTGCCGCGGGGGCCCAGGCAAGGTCTACGGCCACTCAAG AAGAAAACGGGCTGCTGGTTGGAGGGACACGATCTGAAGCGGGCCGTGGGGCCACTGGCAAGGACTGCCCCTTCTGTGGAAAATCTTTTCGCTCGGCGCATCACCTAAAAGTGCATCTACGAGTGCACACAG GTGAGCGTCCCTACAAGTGTCCACACTGCGACTATGCAGGTACCCAGTCCGGCTCGCTCAAGTATCACCTTCAGCGTCACCACCGAGAGCAGAGGAGCAGTGCAGGTCCTGGGCCTCCCCCAGAACCCCCGCCACCTTCCCAGCGGGGCTCACTGCAGCCGCAGTCAGGAGCCAAGCCAACTCAGGCCTCTGCCACCTGGGTAGAGGGCACTGCAAGTACCCGACCCCCTTCGAGCAGCACCGGACCAGGGTCGCGTAGGAAGCCTGCCAGCCCTGGGAGGACCCTGCGCAACGGGCGAGGTGGTGAGGCCGAACCCCTGGACCTGTCGCTACGGGCAGGCCCGGGAGGTGAGGCCGGGGCAGGGGGTGCCCTTCACCGCTGCCTCTTCTGCCCCTTTGCCACTGGAGCTCCTGAGCTCATGGCCTTGCATCTGCAAGTACACCACAGCCGTCGTGCTCGGGGCCGCCGGCAGCCCCGAGCTGACACGTCTCCACCTTATGTCCGGGCATCATCAGGAGAGACCCCTCCCAGTCCTCCACTAGAAGAGGAGGGCAGCCCAGGGCTGTCTAGATCTGGTGAGGCAGGTCTTGGGGGGCAAGAACGGTAG